One genomic window of Candidatus Pseudobacter hemicellulosilyticus includes the following:
- a CDS encoding carboxypeptidase-like regulatory domain-containing protein: MKSIKMSLVAATIATVGLFAFKGVQTGSIKGTISPADGATRVWALSGTDTLKASVAEGAFEITGAKAGTYRLIVEAKPPYKNAAKDGVTVADGQPTDVGEIKLEQ; the protein is encoded by the coding sequence ATGAAAAGCATCAAGATGAGCTTGGTAGCCGCAACGATTGCTACCGTAGGTTTATTCGCCTTTAAAGGTGTACAAACAGGATCTATCAAAGGAACAATTTCACCCGCAGACGGAGCTACCCGCGTATGGGCTCTTTCGGGGACCGATACACTGAAAGCTTCCGTAGCTGAAGGTGCGTTTGAGATCACTGGCGCCAAAGCTGGTACTTACCGCCTGATTGTTGAGGCTAAACCGCCTTACAAAAATGCTGCGAAAGATGGCGTTACAGTAGCAGATGGCCAACCTACAGATGTTGGTGAGATCAAACTGGAACAATAG